The Montipora capricornis isolate CH-2021 chromosome 3, ASM3666992v2, whole genome shotgun sequence genome includes the window ATTGTGAAAACTAAAACACCCTTTAAATGCAACGTGACCAACGTGTTGCCGACGATCACGTGCCCCAGGGATGTTTTAATACTATACGTCGCAAATAATTCCAAAATTGATATCCTGAGATTCCTGTTCCAGAGGAAATAGTGAGGCATTTTCCGTAAAGTTTATCCTTCCTCTTGTATCGGTAGGAACGACCTACTCTAACATTAAATTACTTCAATTTGTTtcgaaaaaattgttattaACTACCATTTTCCCTGAGGCTTTAAAATTACCTGTCTCATTAATCAAGGCTTAACAAGCTATATCTCAGCTGAATTTGACCGCTTGTCGTTGGACGGATGTCTTTTGTGGAaagtacaacaacaacaacaaccacctTTATTTTTAATCAGTCACTGAAGAATTACGTgtaaaagaagaaaaggaattaCAATTACATAGAGTAGTAGCTTCCAAGAATAAAACCATCGGGGCTAGAGGAGCCAATCAAGCACTTAACATAAAGTATTAATCAACTAAAAATAAAGGTCAGTTGGTAAAATTACTTAGCTAGGGCTAGGAAGACAACAAACTACACCACACCAATAAACACACGCAGCACTCAAGCAGCTACTGTCATAAAtatatgttacaggttgaaattaaattcaggtgcatttaaatcaaactaagtgaaaataaatcaaactaggtgaatTTCATTAACTTAgtttatttatcaactgtttgaaaagggattttctttatggggtgtggttgaaaaaaaggggcacggtttttttaggggggttgaaaacaaaacaaaaaaccaaaaaatcacCTTTCCCTCCTCCTACTTTCCTCTCTTACCCTCTTTCTTTCTGTCCCTATCCCTCTTAACCTCCCATCTCCTGATCCATTTGTCATACTTATCACTACTTGATTTACACTTGACCCATTCAATTCCAATGTGTACATGAAAGAAGGATATCACTTTAAACTGCACTTACCGAGATTTGAACCGGGCACCTCTGACATCCTTCAGCAGCGAGGCCTTCGCTGTAACTAACAAATAGCAAATACTTTTCTCGTGGTGCAAGAGGGCCCAGACTCCTCTCGGTCATAGTAAATTATGCAAAAGTGTACTCGTGCGCAATCCTTGGCTAACACAAGTTGTGttgattcagagatattctACAAACATTTTGGTGAAGTTTAAGcttccaaaaagacaaaagcaagcaaaataATGGTTAGAAACACGTAACGAAGACAGTAAGGACAGAACAAATCTGACAAGTCAAGACACAGtaattatcaaaagaaaaggatggaaactggGGGGTGGCAAAATATCATCCAAGAAAGTGTTCAAAAAGGAAGAGACAAGGTGGACAAGTATATCAAGCGAAACTACGAGTAGTATCCCAACAAGTAATACAGCTCTTTGTGTCACTCTGCTCAATACACGAAGAACAAAAGTCGATCACCAGCAGACAAAAACAGCCTGTCCTAGCCCCTATTCAAGCAAGAGGATTCCTAACACATCTGCAAATGGACCTAATGGACCTTAGAAACTCACCATGTGTATGTTCATGTCATCGCAAACACACTGTGAATTGGATTCTCCACATgattgatcatttcacaaaatattcaTGGCTTTATCCATTGAAAAATAAGCAAGCAGAACATGTATTGGAATGCGTGTTTCAATTTTGCTGGCAATTTGGATTCCCTCAGAAAATACACAATGGCAATGGACGGGAATTTACAAATTCTCTGATGTTCCAATTCTGCAAGAACAAACGTTACGGCATCACTCAACTTCATGGAGCACCCAGAAAACCATCAACTCAAGGTTTGATGGAAAGGAACAATCAAACAGTAAAGCAAAACATCGGAAATAccttaaaagaaagaaacaaagtcTAAATCATTGGTGTCAGGTACTAGGGAAAATTGCTTACAAAAAGAACATTGCATGTGGAATGcgaagcaacaaaacaaacacccTATGAATTGGTATTTGCCATACCACCACGGAAAGAAACCAAAACTACCCCCAGTAGAAACATGATCAACATTCTACTAtggaagaagacgaagaagaagatgaCTGAATAAGAGAGCTTACTAGAACGTAAAGCGTTATTTCCTGTAAAAAAGTATCAAAGACGGATAGCAAAAGCTGACAAGATCAGAAAAGTTTAAGAAGGGAACTAGAATGTTCAGCTCATTATACGCATTGCTCTCTTTTTTTAAAGCATTATAGAGATTAACCAgattatctaaatttagatagTAGCGAAGTTTTGAGGGGATGTCAATATTTCTTATCTTTTTAGTAATCATAGTTAACCTGACTTTCCAGGATAAATTTGAATCTATAATAATTCAAACGAGTGAGAGTAAAAGGTAAAATATTGAATCAAATAGCACTAAATAAAAGAAAGCGTCTACTATGTGGTCTAACTAAGATCGAATACTGATTTAAAAAGATAGGCTTTAAGTTTTGgtttaaaagaagaaagagtAGTACACGATCGCAAGTTTGTAGGTAATTTGTTCCATAGTACTGGAGTCAGAAGCAACAGCTAGGGATCTGGCTCCGTATGTCGTACGTTTACAATTGACATGGCTTAATAGAGGACCAGATGAGGATCAATTATTATAAAtcaattattatcaattatCATCAATAGTGAGTGTCCTATGGGAGTTTTCTTTGTGGTGGATGGAAAATACTATAACATTTGTCAGTATTGAGTGAGGCATGTTTGCACACAACCAGGTGTGAATGTTGCTTCGCGACTTGGGCAatcttgtgaaaactttgaaaatacgcgtgaaattaacCTTTACTTGCCCTCAGGCCCATGCAGTTACATGTACTTACGTGTGTTTAAATAACTGTTTAAGACGGAGGTAAGTTCATATCAACTATTTCGGGTAATTTAATATAAAAAGAATCGGACATTGCATCGGGGTCAGAGTATGTATGCAACTCGCCTTCCCAGTCAATTGAGTGAATATCATTAATTAAAGCAGACACGTCAAAATCATAGTAGTCCCTCCTGTTATTTGGAGAAGTGGCAATTGATTTAACAATATGAATTAACAATATGAAGAAGTTATTGTCAATCAAACTTTCTGAATGATCAGTAATTCTGGTTGGTTGCAAAATATGTGGTTGAAAAAGAATGCACCCAAGGTGCTTCAAACTTTCAAGCAAAATCTAAATTGAAGTCACCCATCATTACCCAGAACTTATGCTCTTTACGAATCTTTTCAATAGTTGAATTAAAATATTCCATGAATGTATGTCAACTTCAATTTAGGTGTCTATATATCACATCTCAAATCATATTACGCTGAGAATCACGGTGTAGTAGAAAGGCCTGGCCTAGTTGCATAATTTACCAGCTTATTAAGTGGGTCCCCTATGCTATAGCTTTATCACTAGTTTGTTATGTACTATATATAACGTTTTACTGCTAGATCATTTTACTGTGCCAGGTTACAACTGTAGATTCATAAAAGACTCATACTATCGGGGATCAATTCTTTGCAACTTGGTCTATCATAAAGATAATATtagaaatttaaatttgaaGGAAATCAAAACAAGACTTATCACAAAGGATTATTTCGCAAATGCTATTTTTGAAAGTACGCCTGCTTCGTCTACTCAGTATAGACGCGGCgagattttgttttgttttttaaaaagacGCGGCgagattttgttttgttttttaaataataTCTCAGGAGTTTATAATTTGTAATTTCTTACATACTTAATTTAATAGTAGATTttcacgaccccacaagcttttagctttcaattgaaTTTTATCGTGCTCAAATAAAGGTTATCATCATCAACTGAAACAGAAGATGCTTACAAATAGCGTTTTAAGCAGTGTTTGGAGAGCATACAAGCAATTTCAAGTTGCTTTCAAAGAGTGATCTAACCTGCGCAGTTGGCGGTTTTGTTGTTGTGGAGTGCGAGAGATTTTGAGCGGCGAAGCTGGTGCAAGGGGAAGGGGGAAACCGCCTATTTGACACCTGTCAACAACTTTAAACGATTTAGGTAATTAGAGGACAGTAGGTAACATGAAACTCGTTGATTGCAAAGTTGGCGCGAAAGAGGTCTGTTCGCTTTGTTTTTGAGCATTATACAAGATTGTTGATACCAAACGAATAATCTGCATGGTTTTTCGAAGGCAGAGAAGGAGAATACTCCCAAAAACCCCGCCCCAGCCTTCTCGCGGATAAGAGTGGTCAGCACTTATTGTTCCACACAAGAACATCCACGGTTTATTAAGCTGTTGAAAGTCTCTACCTTGGATTTAACTTATATATTTTCATACTTATTCTCTAATGGGTGAGCAAGGGAGTTCTTCCTCCAACCTTACCTTCGTATTCTCGATGAAACTGGATTTATGAAAGACGTGAAACTAATAGTGAAACAATTTGTTCTGGGCAACGGTGATAGACATCattcataaacaaaagaatCCAATTTGAATCTTGGTGCGATTTAGCACTATATACCCCTAAAGATCGCTGAACGGGGTGAGAGTATTTTCGAGGCGGTAAAAAATCACCTTGAGAATCTGAATGAAAACCCACGATTTACATTGTATTGTATAGGATAGAGCTCAGTTCTCTCGGAGGTTAAAAGGCACCAGCGAAAGTGAGAGCTCCGTGGTCTGTCCAGTAAATTATAACGCACCATTATCGTTTAACCAAGGCTTTATTCTAGCGTTTACTGTAATTGTGTAAGTTGCAATTAAACAAAAATCTACCGTTACTTAGACGTAAATACATTTGTGGGACCAGTGTCCATAAAATACATTTTGCACTGAAAACTGCCTTGCTTCGCATTATGCCATTTCCCTAATGGTACCCTCACTGTTTCTTGGTTTTTCAAGGTCTGTCAAGACCTCGGGTCGATATTCTCCCAGTACAGCCCTCGCACTTGGTTAATAAGATATATGAATACCACGAGAAAGCTTTGCATAACTAGAATTGCGACACAAATTCCTTGAACTATTTGCTCTTGGTCAAGATAATCTGCCTGATAAAAATGTGACAGTGCGCTAGCTGACGGTCTTTTACTTTAAATCAGTTGTATCCATGAACCCACATACCAATTCTTCCACAAATCGAGCGGCAGGAACTGTGGCAATTCATAGCAACGACATTCCAGTTCAGTACACCTGCACATTACTCCTGCACCAGTCTAAAACCATCGATTTGCTCTTGTACAACGGATATTTCTCGCGCTTTGATATGGCTTCCAAATTCCATCCTCTTCGAAATATACCTTGGTGCAGTCGGCATTAACGGCCAGCACCTCCGCGCCACGTACCTGCGGCAGGTTATCCAGCCTGGAGTGAACATCTATTACACCGCCGTAGGCGTACCGATCTGTGTTGAGGTAATAGTGGATCCCTacaacaaaatgacaaaaaccTTGTTATCGCGTTATTACTATCCTCTCTTGGTGTTTTTCCCACTGTAAAAGCTGGAAGATAAATATCTTAGTTGGCGCGTTAGCTTGCACCATTCACGGTACAGCGTGAGTGCCGAAAGTAATTTTGCTATTGCTTTGCTGTTGGGATCGGCTCAAAAATCTTGCGAtactttctcaaccaatcagaagtgaaaccaactTGCTTGACttcgttttcccgcgcttagctTAGAAGCGGCTATATGTATTTGCCGGCTTTGCGTCGCAAAAGCACTATTCACGCATAACTTTTCTCGTTTGCATTACAATAAAATTCCTCCTGAATGTGACAAAATTTCGGGAAGAAACTGCAAAATTGTCTCACATTCTGCTCCCAGCaaggcttcatagctcagttggtggagcatCGCACTGGCCCAGTGAAggccacgggttcaaacccagttgaCGCCTTGAAAtcgtttttcacaatttctcaAATTGCGTACTACACTGCGAGGATCACGTCTTCttcctctttagcttgtacgttttgtttttccatttcagaccacgtgttattcccaagggaattttccttctgttttttggtaagttatgcatacatatgcacgtgtaTAAGACGACATCTGAAATAAACTGTTCcttagagtaacatcacgtgctctgaaatgggaaaacaaaacgaacaagctaaagaggtccattgatTATAATCCGCAATTTACATATCATTTCTTTCATATGCTCATatcataaaataaaatttattgtaatgcaaatgagacaaATTATCTGTCAAAAGGGCTATAACGCTATTGATTCATTGCGTGTTGTTACTAAGACCAAccacaacagaaaaaaacaacacaatgaaCCAATCGGATCTCGAAGCAAATACATATTATAGCAATCGCGAAGAGCGAAAAAAAATGCTCGAGTATTAGACAGTGTGCTACAAAAACAATTTGCCGTGGAGAGCTGGGAGAGATCTCTGTGGTTTGTCTGGtaagatagaccttattccaaaatggccgtcatttaaatattcttttgtttttattcatattagcccttgatgcctcgctcttgagctgaaaattcaaaagaatattttgccttgaacgaggcatcaaggtctaatttcaataaaaacaaaagaatatctaaatggcggccattttggaataaggtgtatagctAGGTTAAAAAGGTTGATCCAGTCGTCAGTCAGAGTCAAGCCGTGAAAAGTTGAGTACTAACCTTGAGTTGGTTTTGCTCAAGTCTAACGTTCTCCATAAGTACNNNNNNNNNNNNNNNNNNNNNNNNNNNNNNNNNNNNNNNNNNNNNNNNNNNNNNNNNNNNNNNNNNNNNNNNNNNNNNNNNNNNNNNNNNNNNNNNNNNNCTCCAGCCCACTCTTCACCCTCAACACTAAAACAATCCAGCTTCTTCACAACCACCTTGATCCCGCTGTCCATTCCCTCGACCACCATGTCCACTACCTTCAGCACCTCTAAATCTCTCACTCTCAGACTTTTCCTTCACCCACATCCTCTGACTCTGTAACAATCAGAATCACATCCCTCCTCACTTTCAGCATCAAATCCACAGTCTTCCTCATCATCCCTTCCTCCAAACAACCCATTACACATGTCTTCTCTACTTACCATTTCTTCTGATTCACACTAACCTCCTTTCGATTTCATCCTTACCATCTTCTTAATCCCACCTTTCTCTGTCTTAGTCAACAGGGCCgggttcgaaagccgattaccttaataCAGGATTAgcgtaattttgtttcatgttttcaacttttttggcgaaagtttcttttgttgatttttgtttttcaagattgacttcttctaatgtaaagttttgctgaatatcagcattgaacagcatttaggagtagagaaataaactccttggttattttttaatctgggattaccgttaatcggcttttgaacaactgggcccagattATTAAGCTCAATTGACTTCAATTTCACTTCACAAgtttcaactttatttattgctATTGGTATACTAAATCAATACATGACATACATGCAGAACTGCATGACAGAACTGCAGTCAGTGCCAGTTTTTGAGATCTCTTCATTTGTGAATATTACTGATGACAAGTTCCACTGAATAAAATCATTTAAAGAGCCATACTAACCTGCATAAAGtgatatttttctattttttccaTTATAATAGGTATAACAACTGAAAGATAAAAAATCACAATTAAATGGTAGTAGATAAAATGTTTACCAAACAACAAGTGACCCTGTAATCCCAGCATCACaaaagtattttatttattattttatttattttcaagtgGGCACAGTACATGTAAATCCTACAAGAATCAGAATAGATTTTCTTTTGTGACTTTTTCTTTGGTACAGTGTATGTtaaattttgtttgcttgccAAATGTGAGTGGAAAAAGTCAACATAAATTTTAATGTGCATTCTATAATTTCATCCAGTCAtagaaagaaacttttaaacTTGGCAGGCTGTACTAAAGCATACAGCTCACTAACATGGTCAATCGTTGTGACTTCACTAAGTGTAATAAACTAATTATTATGTCAAGTCAGGCCGTCTTTCCATTTGTCCTTGTGCAACACAGCCACTCGTATTATGAACAATGCAACTAGTGTACTTACACGTGTACTTGCAATAAAAACTAACATTGTTGTAATTTTAAGATAATATGAATTTTCTAGCAACTCACTCATTCCTGGTGCAGCCATTGTAACTCTGGAGATCACAACTTGTGTTATTCCTTTTACAGCTGCCTTTTTCGATtttcccacaggattattattTTCATCAAACACAACAATACCATCAATAATTTCTCTAttcataaaaaagagaaaaaaaatttaatatacAGGATAAACTTGGTTCTTAAAGCCTAAACCGTTCTTGCTGCAAGTCCAGGTCATGTTAAACATTTTTGATGTGAACCCATGCAAAACTCAATTAAATACAGTACTCCAGAAAAAATacctcattttttttcattgtatgTGTACTCCTGCTAACTACATTTGTATGGCATTCTTGTTGGAGTATCTTTCTCGATAGTTATTGAAAGGAAATGGAATGCTTactgttcaatttttttttacagtgcACAGTGTAGGCTCACAATAATGTCAAAAAAGGTCAAGCTGACCTCATAGGATTTTTATTGCGGCATCAATAATGTTTATCATTaataaatacaaaaaactgAACGTGACAATCATTTTAAAACGTGACAGTTGTAAGTAAAGAGGCTTCAGGTTACAAATCGTGGTCAACAAAATGAATGCAACTTAAGCCTTTGACTCCCAAACGGGCCTGAACTGGccagacttggtattttactctgtccaatgtaaatgtgatacagatctgcCGCTCATattgtacagtgtatgtattacatataattatctatttgaGTGGTTATAACAAGTTACTAATGAAATGTGGCCAATTCAGAACACCAAATTTAGAAGAAAGGAAATATTTTTCCCATAACATCAACATTTTGCACATGAATTTCTTACTTAGAATCAATCAGTGATACAGGAAATGTGaaattttcatataattatttgaactggggaaagtgaaatacaaagaaaagagGTGTATGCTTGTTAACAagcaatacatgtatgtaaactgTAGTAGGACTACACAGGCTTTGGCAGTAAAAGGGATTACAGTTATTGGGTGCACCCTGACACAAGAAAGGGTGGCAGTAACACGCCCTGTGAGTGACTGTATGGGGGTGGCACTGATACACAGGTCTTGCCATGTAACAAAATGAGGGTGACAGCAACACACCATGAACAAATGAGCAATGGAGTTGGGTGGCACCAACAAACCCTCCAACATGCAGCTGAAAGTGGCAAGTTCTAATGTGAGCTGTAAAATATGGTGCCAACCACAGCTGAGCTGGTAATGCAGTCCAGCTTCATTGAAAACAACAGGGCAGGGAAGGGTTGGAGAAACTAAAGAGGGACTTGTACTAAAGAAAGCCCCTACAAAAAATAAACTGCCATAAGGACAGTGTAATTATTACCTTAAAACAGAAAATGGATAGCTTCTGGTAATTATTTTTGCTGGTAATTGACATGTCAGTGTTCAGTATTCCATGCTGAAAAAAACTGTACTTTTCTACATTTAACTTACCTCTGTCTTGTGAGGGGAATATTAACACAGTTAGCTGCTGCAACTGCAATGAAAGGAACCCAACGAGCTAAAAGAGGAGGAGCAGtctgaagaaaaataataaatattattattgtttataaaGGAACTGGAAGTCAGTTATCACATTCAGCTCTTCAAAAAAGGAATTCCATACAAAGATCCTTGCAtagaaacaaggaaaaaatgtcTCAAACTGCACATCTACAAAATATTATCAGGAGAAAATAAATGACATTATCAAAGTTCTCTGCGGTTGACTTCACCTTCACCTTCACCTCTATTAAGTTGGTAAAGCTCACAAGGCATCACaccaacatgtacatgtatgtatatcaCAACTTACAAAATTGTTACATTaatgtaataaaattaaaaaaagctatGACCGAGGGTGTAGTTTAATGTTAAAGAGGTCCTCTCGAGAACATTGAGGGGGCCGAGAGACTTACCTTTGGACACCTTCCCCTTCAACGCACAGGTTTGGTGACCATGCACGCATGAAATCTTTAGTCAATAGTACAACAATACACTGAGACTGCCTTATATTAAGCAGGAGGTACTTTTTTACCAAgctctttttcttctcttttttctgtCAGAAGTTAAAGGAGAGAGGTTGTGTTTTAAACTATATTTATTTCATGCTAATGgagccattaatttttttgcatcTCAAAATCTTCCTTTTAATAGGGCCTTATATAATATGTGAGTGTTGACTATCCCTCTCACCTTCACAAGAGTATTCAAACCCACTGAAACAGCCACTGCGCTTGACGTTGCTGATACATAAGCGATCCCAATCTGTCTGAAAAATAAAGTGACATGAAAATGTTCATAAATCATCTCCTTTGGACATTTTGGGGACCTACAAATTACATTACTGTTATTATGAAAACGTTTTGCCAAAAGAATATGaaaattacctttttttttttttttttttttaatgtgataATGATGGaattacttgtacatgtaaaaattaataatgaccGCTGCATACTGGTACTTTTTATGCACAGTCACTTGACTGTGCAGCAGATATTTTTTACAGGCCAcaggtcattggtttacaaatacagaaagtatcccaaacattctttaaagctaaccttagacctaaaaacctttgtttaggtctaattagcgtagggttagcttttatgaatgtttaggatattttctgtattggtaaaacaacgACCTGTCACCTGTGGcatgtaaaaaataccagccgCTTGACTGTAAGTCCTCATTTCCCTGATACAATGTAACTCAAGAATTGTATATTTTCTTCAAGACTTAAGTAACAAACGTTTCGTGAACGTCGTCACGATTTACTAGCCAGGTAGCCAGGCCTTCTGAAGGTCCAACGAAAGTACTTCAACAGCCGTCAATAATACAGATACTGCAAAAActtaaaacttcaaaaacttcCCAAGGCCGTGATCttttactcaaagaagagaaatttgacttccggttcctgtccgtggtctaaatgccacccacaaaaaaagaaaatgttgtacACGCAAGCATTGAGATGTTGGGAACTTGCATCTCATTGCATTTTCTATGAGTTACTACCCCCAATAAAACATGaatcctatcaaaaatgtgtttactgtATGTGAAGATAGCGAAAAGCGATACTCAAGTGAATGGAAGTGTTGGCCGGACGTAAACGATACAAAGCTGGAAGTCTGGGGACGAGACTCCAGTTGAgaccgccattttaaatgttttgaatttgtAGATTGAAGCTAATAATGTTAACTTTATCTCAATGGCCAGGAGGACTgacttttgttttaaaagaacGTATGCAAGTATGTTTTTGTGCTTCAGATCGATTGTATGTTGCTTTCATGTTTTGTACGTGGTTCGTGACcctttggaaaagtagtttcccaCGAAACCCCCGTACCCCTTGGAAATTGCTGCTCTTTAACCCTCCCTCCTCCCTCTTCGGAATTTCCAATgatcttccgtggtgggggtatggatattttctggaaccacacattgtaTAGATTTATGAAAAGCAGAGTAAAAGGGTTTAATGATAGAGTTGGACTTCCAGATGACTTGTGTATTAATTTTGCTGTTCTGCATTCCATAACAAGGCAAGTTACAAGACATATTATGGAAAATGGGCAGTACTGTAGTCTGTTTttatattacatgtatataattttatttaacacTCACTTCCCAGTGATAGTTGATTTAGCATTTCTGTTGGTATAGTTGACTAAAGCATTGAATGACTGGTTGATCCATTGCCAAAACACTACTGCTGGAACAGTCCTGGTAAAAGAGAAATGTCAGGAGCTTAATAGgctaatttaataataattatttttgcaaaaacctCTACAATTGAGGATTTCACAGTTTCATGACCAACCTACATATAGATGTTTcagaaaactgaaaacttgaaaaatctACACTACATTACATGTAGGTAATTATCTCTAATCATCCTGGATGGTTGCAAATTGGGGAAGCCTGAATCTTAAAATCCACAACTTTTTCCCAATATGTCCCAACTGGATAAGAAATACCAAATTCacataaaacaaaaaagagCATTTACAGTGTAAACGATCCCACACTCttccaaaaacaagaaaatctacTCATCAAGCTACAAGGACCCTCAGGAGAATGACATTGGTCACTTGTTTTACAGTACATGGAT containing:
- the LOC138040628 gene encoding sideroflexin-2-like, which translates into the protein MPIQFITAILTVCARHRLPPLSFQEENKMSTELALPGQVNLGIPRWDQSTFWGRFKHFFAITDWRKALYTNKELDEAKELVETYEQGKTSRVTVDELWHAKHLVDSAFHPDTGERMNFMGRMSFQVPGGMAITGAMLQWYRTVPAVVFWQWINQSFNALVNYTNRNAKSTITGKQIGIAYVSATSSAVAVSVGLNTLVKTAPPLLARWVPFIAVAAANCVNIPLTRQREIIDGIVVFDENNNPVGKSKKAAVKGITQVVISRVTMAAPGMIVIPIIMEKIEKYHFMQVSMAL